In the Sulfobacillus thermosulfidooxidans DSM 9293 genome, CACGAGCGGGGGCTTTCCGTATGGCACGTTAGTGATTAACACGCTGGGCTGTTTCTTTATTGGTCTCATTGTGTCCCGGTGGGCGTCGGGAGGGCTCTTTAATTTCTTGGATGTGGGCTTTACCGCCGCCTTTACCACGTTTTCGACCTTTAGCTATGAAACCTGGCGTCTCATCGAAGAAAAATTACTAGGTCTCGCCTTCTTAAATGTGTTTTTCAATGTCGGTCTCGGGCTAGCCGGGGTCGAAATGGGCCTGTTTCTCGGGAGGGTGTAAGCCGATGAAAAATTGGATTTGGGTGGGCGTCGGCGGCGGCCTGGGGGCATTAGCCCGGACGGCCCTTGAGCAGGTGGGAACATCTCATCACCT is a window encoding:
- a CDS encoding fluoride efflux transporter FluC gives rise to the protein MFFGGFLGAVARFQVGQWVGQRTSGGFPYGTLVINTLGCFFIGLIVSRWASGGLFNFLDVGFTAAFTTFSTFSYETWRLIEEKLLGLAFLNVFFNVGLGLAGVEMGLFLGRV